Proteins encoded within one genomic window of Camelina sativa cultivar DH55 chromosome 19, Cs, whole genome shotgun sequence:
- the LOC104765853 gene encoding delta(24)-sterol reductase-like, whose product MSDLQTPLVRPKRKKTWVDYFVKFRWIIVIFIVLPFSATLYFLIYLGDLWSESKSFEKRQKEHDENVKKVVKRLKDRDAAKDGLVCTARKPWIAVGMRNVDYKRARHFEVDLGEFRNVLEINKEKMTARVEPLVNMGQISRVTVPMNLALAVVAELDDLTVGGLINGYGIEGSSHIYGLXXXXXXXXEIVLANGELVRATRDNEYSDLYYAIPWSQGTLGLLVAAEIRLIPIKEYMRLTYIPVKGDLQALAQGYIDSFAPKDGDKSKIPDFVEGMVYNPTEGVMMVGTYASKEEAKKKGNKINNVGWWFKPWFYQHAQTALKKGQFVEYIPTREYYHRHTRCLYWEGKLILPFGDQFWFRFLFGWLMPPKVSLLKATQGEAIRNYYHDMHVIQDMLVPLYKVGDALEWVHREMEVYPIWLCPHKLFKQPIKGQIYPEPGFEYENRQGDTEDAQMFTDVGVYYAPGAVLRGEQFDGSEAVRKMEKWLIENHGFQPQYAVSELDEKSFWRMFNGELYEECRKKYRAVGTFMSVYYKSKKGRKTEKEVREAEQAHLETAYAEAD is encoded by the exons ATGTCGGATCTTCAGACACCACTTGTAAGgccgaagaggaagaagacatggGTTGATTACTTTGTCAAGTTCAGATGGATCATTGtcatcttcatcgtccttcCATTCTCAGCCACACTCTACTTCCTCATCTACCTCGGGGACTTGTGGTCGGAGTCCAAGTCATTTGAGAAACGCCAAAAGGAACATGACGAAAATGTCAAGAAAGTCGTCAAAAGGCTTAAGGATAGGGATGCGGCCAAAGACGGGCTTGTCTGCACTGCACGTAAGCCGTGGATCGCCGTGGGAATGAGGAACGTTGACTACAAGAGAGCCAGACATTTCGAGGTTGACTTGGGAGAGTTCCGTAACGTTCTTGAGATCAACAAGGAGAAGATGACTGCTAGAGTTGAGCCTCTTGTCAACATGGGACAGATCTCTCGTGTCACCGTCCCAATGAACCTAGCTCTTGCCGTTGTTGCTGAGCTTGACGACCTCACGGTTGGTGGACTCATCAATGGATATGGTATTGAAGGAAGCTCTCACATCTATGGTTTG NNNNNNNNNNNNNNNNNNNNNNNCGAGATCGTTCTTGCTAATGGGGAACTTGTCCGTGCCACAAGGGATAATGAGTATTCCGATCTTTACTATGCAATCCCCTGGTCGCAAGGAACTCTCGGTCTCCTTGTAGCTGCTGAGATCAGGCTTATTCCAATCAAGGAGTACATGAGACTCACCTACATACCAGTCAAGGGAGATCTTCAAGCCTTAGCTCAAGGTTATATTGATTCTTTCGCACCAAAAGATGGTGACAAGTCAAAAATCCCTGATTTCGTTGAAGGCATGGTTTACAACCCAACGGAAGGAGTGATGATGGTTGGAACATACGCATCTAAAGAAGAAGCCAAGAAGAAAGGtaacaaaatcaacaatgtGGGATGGTGGTTCAAGCCGTGGTTCTACCAACATGCACAGACCGCTTTGAAAAAGGGACAGTTCGTTGAGTACATCCCAACTAGGGAATACTACCACAGGCACACAAGGTGCTTGTACTGGGAAGGGAAACTTATTCTTCCTTTTGGTGATCAGTTCTGGTTTAGGTTCCTCTTTGGTTGGTTGATGCCTCCTAAGGTCTCTCTTCTTAAGGCTACTCAAGGTGAAGCTATCAGAAACTATTACCATGATATGCATGTTATTCAGGACATGCTTGTTCCTCTTTACAAGGTTGGTGATGCCCTCGAATGGGTTCACCGCGAAATGGAG GTGTATCCAATTTGGCTTTGCCCACACAAACTCTTCAAGCAGCCAATCAAAGGCCAAATCTACCCAGAACCAGGCTTTGAGTACGAGAACAGACAAGGAGACACAGAAGATGCTCAGATGTTCACTGACGTTGGAGTCTACTACGCACCTGGCGCCGTTCTAAGAGGTGAACAGTTTGATGGATCAGAAGCTGTACGTAAGATGGAGAAGTGGCTGATCGAGAACCATGGATTCCAGCCTCAGTATGCAGTGTCTGAGCTCGACGAGAAGAGTTTCTGGAGAATGTTTAATGGTGAGTTGTATGAGGAGTGCCGCAAGAAGTACAGAGCTGTTGGAACGTTCATGAGTGTTTACTACAAGTCCAAGAAAGGAAGGAAGACTGAGAAAGAAGTTAGAGAAGCCGAACAAGCTCATCTCGAAACTGCTTACGCCGAGGCAGATTAA